One stretch of Methanocellales archaeon DNA includes these proteins:
- a CDS encoding 4Fe-4S binding protein, with translation MTDIKKEIVLLLCSCDKSLPLNFRSISKSMMDKGVVNAITSNSLCNIDGLSEIHYRLRKNPDHLIIAGCSNKTLFDDILRYSHFPKENLSLVDIREMSGWVHKDKSEATEKAKRLIFKEMMNVENRRDFEPGEDLKEIVVVLGLRRVEDLVIFGRVESCPGYRFDSCSICIDSCPHGAISSGLSIDPELCNGCEICISVCPLGLLTSKNQGNIERNIKSMLTSFVKKKPFSSKRLIGMPIILFVCDNLAKITLDRIGLKKLNYPADILPVPVSCLSQINLNHILMSFVLGSQGILLCGCDPCEKGSKEYIVNLERTFKSVFEKTCLEERLSVFRSTSRDSNKLHEHMINFFEKINSMDRLNITRVGEFLGNKREDLLLMLKSVLKDGDLRGDLLPFGFIKIDEETCDLCGDCTRACLTNALKIEDGKLIFDHGFCIGCGACVKKCPNSSIELEKVIKVSKLFVTDIVK, from the coding sequence ATGACTGATATAAAAAAGGAAATCGTCTTACTTCTCTGCTCCTGTGATAAAAGTCTCCCCTTGAATTTTAGGTCCATATCCAAGTCCATGATGGATAAAGGGGTTGTAAATGCGATCACGAGCAATAGCCTATGCAATATCGATGGGCTAAGTGAGATTCATTACCGTCTAAGAAAGAATCCTGACCATCTCATTATAGCTGGTTGTTCAAACAAGACTTTGTTCGACGACATTCTAAGATACAGTCATTTCCCAAAGGAGAACCTATCTCTCGTTGATATTAGGGAGATGTCCGGGTGGGTTCATAAAGACAAATCTGAAGCTACGGAAAAAGCTAAAAGACTGATATTTAAGGAGATGATGAACGTTGAAAACAGAAGGGATTTTGAGCCGGGTGAAGACCTAAAAGAGATCGTGGTGGTTCTTGGCTTGAGGCGAGTGGAAGACTTAGTAATTTTTGGCAGGGTGGAATCCTGCCCAGGTTACAGGTTCGACTCCTGTTCCATATGCATCGATAGCTGCCCACATGGAGCAATATCGAGTGGGTTATCCATAGATCCCGAGTTGTGCAACGGCTGTGAGATCTGTATATCTGTCTGTCCGCTCGGACTGCTGACTTCCAAGAATCAAGGGAATATCGAGAGAAACATAAAATCCATGCTAACGAGTTTTGTAAAGAAGAAGCCATTCTCTTCCAAGCGCCTGATAGGAATGCCAATAATCTTATTTGTTTGCGACAACCTCGCGAAGATTACATTAGATAGAATTGGGTTAAAAAAGCTTAATTATCCGGCAGATATCCTTCCCGTACCAGTTTCATGTCTGAGTCAAATTAACCTCAACCACATTTTGATGAGTTTTGTTTTGGGCTCGCAAGGTATCCTTTTATGTGGTTGTGATCCATGTGAAAAAGGTTCTAAAGAATACATTGTGAATCTAGAGAGGACTTTTAAAAGCGTCTTCGAAAAAACGTGTCTTGAAGAAAGGCTTTCTGTCTTCAGAAGTACCTCCAGAGACTCAAATAAACTTCATGAACACATGATCAATTTTTTCGAAAAAATCAATTCCATGGACCGTTTAAATATAACCAGGGTAGGGGAATTTTTAGGGAATAAGCGAGAAGACCTGCTTTTGATGTTAAAAAGCGTTCTTAAGGATGGAGACCTAAGGGGAGATTTATTGCCCTTCGGTTTTATCAAAATCGATGAGGAGACTTGTGACCTCTGCGGAGATTGTACAAGGGCATGTTTGACCAATGCCCTGAAGATCGAGGACGGCAAACTTATTTTCGATCATGGATTTTGCATCGGTTGCGGGGCATGTGTCAAAAAGTGTCCCAACAGTTCGATTGAACTGGAGAAAGTTATAAAAGTCTCAAAGTTGTTTGTGACTGACATCGTAAAGTAA
- a CDS encoding aldehyde ferredoxin oxidoreductase family protein, whose translation MSGGYVRRFLNLDLSNDKIKEERPEEGVYRDFLGGTGLGVWHIYNNQKAGINPLGPENIIGFVTGLLNGTKVPFSGRYTVVGKSPLTKTWGDANSGGFFGPELKQAGYDAIFIKGISKKPVYLWINDGKAEIRDASHLWGRDTTETLDIIRSEVGDEKVRVASIGPSGEKLSLISCIINDKGRAAARSGLGAVMGSKKLKAIAVRGTERVPIHDQKRLTDVRERMLKSIRRSPYPPTKLMMTLLKPIMPWILRRGVVGMPDVGYITESYIKYGTAMGMAPCSEMGDSPCKNWAGVGFRDFPMRAKSYKISDDHVVKYNKGKYACAACPIGCGAIVKIEGGPYALEEGHKPEYETLAAFGSMTLNDNVESIIKANDICNRYGIDTISAGATIAFAMECYENSILTKDDTDGIELTWGNTEAIIRTLEKLAKHEGFGELLADGVKVAAERIGKGADEYAMHVHGQEVPMHDPRLNPSFATAYVADPTPARHTKGGAGILELGLSSNPFKDVKLPRIKRSQYKGKGEVHATLSKIHITLDSLGMCQFLGYFGSFPIIDAIEAVTDWDFSTEELMKTGERIQALRQLFNVREGIRPSDFKLPDRIRGVPPLPAGPSAGMTIDLNSMVEEFYNAMDWSLEDGKPSEERLKSLGLAEMSI comes from the coding sequence ATGTCAGGGGGCTATGTTAGAAGATTTCTTAATTTAGATCTCTCTAACGATAAGATTAAAGAAGAAAGGCCAGAGGAGGGAGTTTATAGAGATTTTCTTGGAGGGACGGGCTTAGGTGTATGGCATATCTACAACAACCAGAAGGCGGGGATTAACCCCCTGGGCCCAGAAAACATAATAGGGTTTGTGACAGGTTTACTAAACGGTACGAAAGTTCCTTTTTCTGGAAGATACACCGTGGTAGGAAAATCCCCTCTGACTAAGACGTGGGGGGATGCAAATTCCGGAGGTTTTTTCGGCCCCGAGTTAAAACAGGCAGGTTATGATGCCATCTTCATCAAGGGCATCTCCAAGAAACCTGTTTACTTATGGATTAATGACGGAAAGGCTGAAATTCGAGATGCCAGCCATCTATGGGGCAGGGACACTACTGAAACTTTAGACATTATCAGAAGTGAGGTAGGAGATGAGAAGGTTAGAGTGGCATCCATCGGCCCTTCCGGAGAGAAGCTCTCTTTGATTTCTTGCATAATTAATGACAAGGGGAGGGCAGCTGCCCGCAGTGGATTGGGGGCTGTGATGGGGTCAAAGAAATTAAAGGCAATAGCAGTGAGAGGCACCGAAAGAGTTCCGATCCATGACCAGAAAAGGTTAACAGATGTCAGGGAACGAATGCTAAAATCCATAAGAAGGAGTCCTTATCCCCCAACCAAACTTATGATGACCTTGTTAAAACCGATTATGCCTTGGATTTTAAGAAGAGGCGTAGTTGGCATGCCTGACGTGGGCTATATAACGGAATCGTATATTAAATATGGAACAGCCATGGGCATGGCCCCTTGTTCGGAGATGGGGGATTCTCCTTGTAAAAACTGGGCCGGGGTGGGGTTTCGGGATTTCCCGATGAGAGCCAAGTCTTACAAGATAAGCGATGACCATGTTGTAAAGTATAACAAAGGAAAGTATGCATGTGCTGCTTGCCCTATTGGGTGTGGGGCAATTGTAAAAATTGAAGGAGGACCCTATGCATTGGAGGAGGGACATAAGCCAGAATATGAAACTCTGGCAGCCTTCGGATCAATGACCCTAAATGATAACGTAGAGTCAATCATAAAAGCTAACGACATCTGTAATCGCTATGGAATCGATACCATTTCCGCCGGGGCAACCATAGCCTTTGCAATGGAATGTTACGAGAATAGCATACTGACCAAGGATGACACAGATGGCATCGAGCTGACATGGGGGAATACGGAAGCGATTATCCGAACTCTAGAGAAATTGGCCAAACACGAGGGATTCGGCGAACTGCTCGCAGACGGGGTGAAAGTAGCAGCAGAGAGAATCGGGAAAGGGGCAGACGAATATGCCATGCACGTACATGGACAGGAGGTCCCAATGCACGATCCGAGGCTAAATCCGAGTTTTGCCACAGCCTATGTTGCCGATCCCACGCCAGCACGACATACAAAAGGTGGAGCCGGCATCCTTGAGTTGGGTCTTTCTTCCAATCCTTTTAAAGACGTTAAGCTTCCGAGGATCAAGAGGTCCCAATACAAGGGTAAAGGAGAAGTGCACGCCACCCTAAGCAAAATTCACATAACATTGGACTCTCTCGGGATGTGCCAATTCTTGGGCTATTTTGGCTCGTTTCCCATTATTGATGCCATAGAAGCTGTCACTGACTGGGATTTTTCAACCGAAGAGCTTATGAAAACAGGAGAGAGAATTCAGGCTTTGAGACAATTATTTAATGTTCGAGAGGGGATTAGACCGTCCGATTTCAAATTACCCGATAGGATTAGGGGGGTTCCTCCATTACCAGCAGGTCCAAGCGCAGGAATGACCATCGACTTGAATTCCATGGTGGAGGAATTTTACAATGCTATGGATTGGAGCTTAGAGGATGGCAAGCCTTCTGAAGAGAGGCTAAAGAGTTTAGGATTAGCAGAAATGTCAATTTGA
- a CDS encoding metalloregulator ArsR/SmtB family transcription factor — MSEERFLKCIADNNRRQILWCLGGSERCVNDIMEQTNLEQTLVSFHLKALKRCGLVKSRRDGKKIMYKVTHKGVISALKFVKEVASDVRELSSCAECEPPQLKNSIKKESMSLRDA, encoded by the coding sequence ATGAGTGAAGAAAGATTTCTGAAATGCATAGCAGACAATAACAGGAGACAAATCCTATGGTGCCTGGGTGGTAGCGAGAGGTGCGTTAACGACATAATGGAGCAAACGAATCTGGAACAGACACTTGTTTCATTTCATCTCAAGGCACTTAAGAGATGCGGATTGGTAAAAAGCAGGCGGGACGGAAAGAAAATAATGTACAAAGTTACTCATAAGGGTGTGATAAGCGCCTTAAAATTTGTTAAAGAAGTAGCTTCAGACGTCAGGGAGTTGAGTTCGTGTGCTGAATGTGAGCCGCCCCAACTAAAAAATTCCATTAAAAAGGAATCAATGTCTTTGAGAGATGCCTAG
- a CDS encoding radical SAM protein gives MRILLINPAYDGNWFQFHPLKKTFSVYASGVSPPLGLLYIATVLENQGYEVSLIDNDALKWSDEELLEYIKKIQPDVIGFSILNASCFNAHRLAKEIKDRHPDTKIMYGGPLATIYPERLMNKYGFVDYLVQGDGEYTTLNLIRELENEQNLKDVRGLVYREDKKLVFNEAAPPIRDLDDLPFPNRNLLKTNYDLSLSWGDFKVRFTVGKYTGMLTSRGCSNSCRFCYARSKHDGWRGRSAKNVVDELEFLDGRGYKHVFFVDDNFSADKKRVFEICKLIKERELDIYWSVEMSVENGSYEMFKAMKEAGCDSILFGFESANQRILDYYCKRITPELSRKTVEDARRAGISCIIGTFLLGAPDETYEEAKRTVDFGSSLDLDALILFPLSVKPNTPIWNELKEKRYLTDDFIEKRWEAPHINIYELNSKLSKRELDTLIEDGYTKFLWRGEYLAKHIYRNFRHKFRRIWMAKNLRAIAPFLKASLKTRMMK, from the coding sequence TTGAGGATATTGCTAATAAACCCCGCATACGATGGAAATTGGTTTCAATTTCACCCGTTGAAGAAGACATTTTCAGTATACGCAAGCGGAGTTTCGCCTCCTCTGGGCCTCTTATACATAGCAACTGTGCTAGAAAATCAAGGCTATGAAGTTAGTTTGATAGATAACGACGCTTTAAAATGGTCTGATGAGGAACTATTGGAGTATATAAAAAAAATCCAGCCGGATGTGATCGGATTTAGCATTTTAAATGCATCCTGTTTTAACGCCCACAGATTGGCAAAGGAGATAAAAGATAGACATCCTGATACAAAAATAATGTACGGGGGCCCATTAGCAACGATATACCCTGAAAGGCTTATGAATAAATACGGTTTTGTGGATTACCTGGTACAGGGAGATGGGGAGTATACAACACTTAATTTGATTAGAGAGCTAGAAAACGAGCAAAACTTGAAAGATGTCAGGGGATTGGTTTATAGAGAGGACAAAAAACTAGTTTTTAATGAAGCAGCACCCCCAATAAGAGACCTGGATGACTTGCCATTTCCAAATAGAAACCTTCTCAAGACGAACTACGACCTTTCCCTATCCTGGGGGGATTTCAAAGTTAGATTTACGGTAGGCAAATATACTGGAATGCTAACATCCCGTGGATGCTCCAATTCTTGCAGATTCTGTTACGCCCGATCTAAGCACGACGGATGGCGCGGAAGGTCTGCTAAGAACGTCGTAGACGAGTTGGAGTTTTTAGATGGCCGGGGCTATAAACACGTTTTTTTTGTAGATGATAATTTTAGCGCAGATAAAAAGAGAGTTTTCGAAATTTGCAAACTAATTAAAGAGCGTGAACTTGATATCTATTGGAGCGTTGAAATGTCGGTTGAAAATGGGTCATACGAAATGTTCAAAGCGATGAAAGAGGCTGGTTGTGATTCCATTTTGTTCGGATTTGAAAGCGCAAATCAAAGAATATTGGACTATTACTGCAAGCGCATAACTCCCGAGCTAAGTAGGAAAACCGTTGAGGATGCTAGAAGAGCTGGCATAAGTTGCATCATAGGCACGTTCCTTTTAGGTGCTCCAGACGAAACCTACGAAGAAGCCAAAAGAACAGTTGATTTCGGATCCTCCTTGGACTTGGATGCTTTAATTTTATTTCCCCTGTCTGTAAAGCCAAATACGCCAATTTGGAATGAACTGAAAGAAAAAAGATATCTGACAGATGATTTTATTGAAAAAAGGTGGGAGGCCCCCCATATAAATATCTATGAGTTAAACAGTAAACTATCGAAAAGAGAGCTGGACACCCTGATAGAAGACGGCTACACGAAGTTCTTGTGGAGGGGAGAATACTTGGCTAAGCACATTTATAGAAATTTCAGACATAAATTCAGAAGGATATGGATGGCAAAAAATTTGCGAGCGATAGCACCTTTTTTAAAGGCCAGTTTAAAAACAAGGATGATGAAATGA
- a CDS encoding reductive dehalogenase: protein MAEEQKEEKFEKLTRRELLAGTGGFVAGIAVGSGGVSLLLPPKEVEVPVEVIKEVPIEVIKEVPVEVIKEVPVEVLKEVEEVKEVEINRYACPYCDGTFSTLGALRVHVDSEHQPTPTSIRESEGRPTYINKVDKPTYDDFVVETIEQFDQKNEVFSRSVWDEEYKKRRAEAPLRVISDDMAELEGNAFQTSGWYVHRKAGPSGNAGPGGLKYKDLYDWNIAVSKVKLPVSDPAKMSERIKYVAKSLGADLVGICELNQRWVYSHYYDRNTQEHVELNAPYKYAIVIAIEMKWEDIKKSPGWEASAATGVGYSKMAFIAPSLAAYINGLGYPAIPAGNDLGQSIPLAIDAGLGELGRLGLLITPEFGPRVRLCKVLTDLPLKPDKPIEFRIQRFCESCVLCAKSCPMGAIKFGERTTEPTSISNRTGLLRWPVDVVKCHIFWQMNRTSCANCIAACPWSDMGIRGEIKYNL from the coding sequence ATGGCAGAGGAACAGAAAGAAGAAAAATTTGAAAAGTTAACGAGGAGAGAGCTCCTTGCAGGTACAGGTGGATTTGTAGCTGGCATAGCTGTCGGATCTGGAGGCGTATCTCTATTATTGCCCCCAAAAGAAGTAGAAGTACCTGTAGAAGTAATAAAAGAAGTACCTATAGAAGTAATAAAAGAAGTACCTGTAGAAGTAATAAAAGAAGTACCTGTAGAGGTACTTAAGGAAGTGGAGGAAGTCAAAGAAGTAGAAATAAACAGATACGCCTGTCCATACTGCGATGGGACGTTCAGTACGTTGGGTGCCTTGAGAGTCCACGTTGACTCAGAACATCAACCCACACCGACATCCATAAGGGAGAGTGAGGGCAGACCTACTTACATCAATAAGGTCGATAAACCCACCTATGATGATTTTGTGGTAGAGACAATTGAGCAATTTGATCAGAAGAATGAAGTGTTTAGCAGATCTGTGTGGGATGAGGAGTACAAAAAGAGACGTGCAGAGGCTCCTTTAAGAGTAATATCTGATGATATGGCAGAGTTGGAGGGAAATGCATTTCAAACCAGTGGTTGGTATGTGCATAGGAAAGCGGGACCCAGTGGCAATGCAGGCCCCGGGGGTCTCAAATATAAAGACCTTTACGATTGGAACATAGCAGTGAGCAAGGTTAAACTCCCGGTTTCTGATCCGGCAAAGATGTCGGAGCGAATTAAGTATGTGGCTAAGTCTCTTGGGGCGGATCTGGTTGGTATCTGTGAACTTAACCAGCGCTGGGTGTATTCTCACTACTACGACAGGAATACTCAAGAACATGTTGAATTAAACGCTCCATACAAATATGCAATAGTAATAGCCATCGAAATGAAATGGGAGGATATAAAGAAATCTCCGGGGTGGGAAGCGAGTGCGGCAACTGGCGTCGGCTACTCTAAGATGGCTTTCATTGCACCTTCACTAGCCGCTTACATTAATGGGTTGGGGTATCCCGCCATTCCAGCCGGTAATGATCTAGGACAGAGCATCCCACTTGCCATTGACGCCGGCCTGGGGGAACTTGGGCGGCTCGGTCTACTCATAACTCCTGAGTTCGGGCCACGAGTTAGGCTCTGCAAGGTGTTAACCGACTTGCCCTTGAAGCCGGACAAGCCGATCGAATTCAGGATACAAAGATTCTGCGAGTCATGTGTCCTCTGCGCCAAAAGCTGCCCTATGGGAGCCATCAAGTTCGGAGAGCGCACCACTGAACCTACTTCCATTTCTAATCGAACAGGCCTACTGAGATGGCCCGTCGACGTTGTAAAATGCCACATCTTTTGGCAAATGAACCGTACGTCTTGTGCCAATTGCATAGCGGCTTGTCCCTGGTCAGACATGGGCATTCGAGGCGAGATAAAGTATAACCTTTGA
- a CDS encoding radical SAM protein gives MKVNGYEIVLTSDRTLFSDYGGGIFLGFISCFPESLIPEWIFFNVFCPPTKVAVDGLPLSAPLGLRVIESSLLNSGFKRDQVAVVHPDHLDKAVGPDTKILGLSEMDPLGIGPATSTFTQMFRGEAYMPIKLRALLNNPVVTRYKPKVILGGSGAWQLENDEEKDKLGIDCVVLGEGESVVPNLFHDILQGEPIPEFIHGQPVDAAMIPHILGPSMNGLVEISRGCGRGCLHCSLASSKKRDMPLEHILKDVVTTLRYGRSTPILHAEDVLLYGSNGYTVNKESVIKLFQEVKRLPEVKFIDISHFSISSVLQAPDLIGEISQLLNLGGEQKFLGAQVGVETGSQRLIKKCMRGKPAFEKSKGWYEDVIVAFETLMKNNWVPAATLLIGLPDEIDRDVEESIRLVEDLKTFKSLLVPLFFVSHSREKSFNIKDLNDLHRELIIKSWEHNFRWMSLLYKEYSSMYMHRGKWPIYLLLTLSAKYMKRRLKRLLSP, from the coding sequence ATGAAAGTGAATGGTTATGAAATTGTTTTGACATCCGACAGGACCCTTTTTAGTGATTATGGGGGAGGGATCTTCCTTGGGTTCATCTCATGTTTCCCCGAGAGTCTGATACCTGAATGGATATTTTTTAATGTATTCTGCCCTCCTACAAAAGTCGCAGTTGACGGATTGCCATTGTCAGCCCCTCTCGGGCTTAGGGTTATCGAATCATCGCTCTTAAATTCAGGTTTCAAAAGAGACCAGGTCGCTGTTGTTCATCCTGACCACCTTGATAAGGCTGTTGGTCCGGATACGAAAATATTGGGTCTCAGTGAGATGGACCCGCTGGGGATAGGTCCGGCAACGTCCACGTTTACCCAGATGTTTAGAGGGGAGGCTTACATGCCCATAAAACTCAGGGCTCTGCTCAACAATCCTGTGGTAACCCGTTACAAGCCGAAAGTAATTTTGGGTGGCTCAGGTGCCTGGCAGCTCGAAAATGATGAAGAAAAAGATAAACTTGGCATTGATTGCGTTGTTTTGGGCGAAGGAGAGAGCGTCGTGCCAAATCTTTTTCACGATATCTTGCAGGGTGAGCCTATTCCTGAGTTTATCCATGGTCAACCGGTAGATGCAGCAATGATCCCACACATTCTTGGTCCCAGCATGAACGGGCTCGTGGAAATATCCCGAGGATGTGGGAGAGGCTGCCTTCACTGTTCATTGGCGTCATCCAAAAAAAGGGATATGCCGCTGGAGCACATCCTAAAAGACGTTGTGACCACGCTGAGATATGGGCGGTCCACCCCTATCCTCCATGCAGAAGATGTGCTTCTCTATGGGTCAAATGGGTATACTGTGAATAAGGAATCCGTAATAAAGTTGTTCCAAGAAGTTAAACGGCTTCCAGAGGTTAAATTCATCGATATTAGCCACTTCTCCATATCCTCGGTGTTGCAGGCACCGGATCTCATCGGAGAAATATCGCAGCTATTGAATTTGGGTGGAGAGCAAAAGTTTCTTGGAGCCCAGGTAGGTGTGGAGACCGGGAGCCAAAGGCTGATTAAAAAGTGCATGAGGGGTAAACCCGCTTTTGAAAAAAGTAAGGGGTGGTATGAAGATGTAATCGTTGCTTTTGAGACCCTCATGAAAAATAATTGGGTTCCAGCTGCCACACTTTTAATAGGTCTTCCGGATGAAATAGACAGAGACGTAGAGGAATCCATACGATTAGTAGAGGACTTAAAAACTTTTAAAAGTTTGCTGGTGCCACTTTTTTTTGTCTCACATTCAAGGGAGAAAAGCTTCAACATTAAGGATCTGAACGATCTCCATAGGGAGCTAATCATCAAGAGCTGGGAGCATAATTTTAGATGGATGTCCTTGCTTTACAAAGAGTACTCCAGCATGTACATGCATAGGGGCAAGTGGCCTATTTACTTGCTGTTGACACTATCCGCAAAATATATGAAGCGGAGGCTCAAGAGACTTCTAAGCCCCTAA
- a CDS encoding molecular chaperone TorD family protein, translating into MSKIPQNIFYIVGVRMHMYKFVAEIFKGEPSSKLLYGITQDFFKQYREEKGEENDFMEGYVQICDFVETFSDEKELRELLSREYRDLFGEKIKALERRYITKSDGILHDLRDVYEKRGWTIPEDFPKEEDHIAVECEFVTHLCKGMRKTLLSLNAEESEASFNFQRDFINEHVLNWVPGLCDEIESETENEFYLGASKMTSGILDIDKELLTMFY; encoded by the coding sequence ATGTCAAAAATTCCTCAAAACATCTTCTATATAGTTGGTGTAAGGATGCATATGTACAAATTTGTAGCAGAAATCTTCAAGGGAGAGCCATCCTCCAAACTTCTGTATGGCATTACCCAAGATTTTTTCAAACAATACAGAGAGGAGAAGGGCGAAGAAAATGATTTCATGGAAGGATATGTGCAGATATGCGATTTCGTCGAGACATTTTCCGATGAAAAAGAGTTAAGGGAATTACTTTCCAGGGAGTACAGGGACCTTTTTGGAGAGAAGATCAAAGCGCTGGAAAGGCGCTATATCACAAAATCTGATGGCATCTTGCACGATTTACGAGACGTATATGAAAAAAGGGGCTGGACGATTCCGGAAGACTTTCCGAAAGAAGAGGACCACATAGCTGTTGAATGTGAGTTCGTAACCCACCTGTGTAAGGGCATGCGTAAAACCCTGCTGAGCTTGAATGCGGAAGAATCCGAAGCTAGCTTCAATTTTCAAAGAGATTTTATAAATGAGCATGTCTTGAACTGGGTCCCTGGCTTGTGCGATGAGATTGAAAGCGAAACTGAGAATGAATTCTATTTGGGGGCGTCAAAAATGACTTCTGGAATACTGGACATAGACAAAGAACTGTTGACGATGTTTTACTGA
- a CDS encoding acyl-CoA reductase, producing MKVTIPSIISGDLKEGKDKSLKFTTEEVEILFPEIEDVDLEKIKSSPKDIHELALDEIISFYSKVGVLWKDKEYPLRKDAIDLTSKVTSYSREMIEYAYDLSAEMLSENYLEHLVDAELRDKKFLDDWIKIKDVLFHAQPRGRVLHILAGNVPPIAVMSMIRGSLTKNANILKLPSGDPITSTYFALSFRDVDKEHPITRTTSVLYWEGDSKIGDELISLSNAICVWGGREAIESVRRKSGYNTKLLEFGPRRSVQLIGKEAFKNLKEVTDKVAHDLVLYDQEACHSPQFAFVEGNGEEFCKSLAKSLREEGERLPKGFVDINKHAEISHERLIAKFYGEKVFESEGTEWTLIISKDVKRALRHPLGRTLYLFTVKDLREALPHIDSSIQSVAVYPEKRIKEFRDELTLKGADRITHIGNMGYFAPGASHDGIFPLSDLVRWVEIDYKD from the coding sequence ATGAAGGTAACGATTCCATCAATAATCTCTGGAGATTTAAAAGAAGGCAAAGATAAGTCACTGAAATTCACCACAGAAGAGGTTGAGATCCTATTCCCAGAGATTGAAGATGTAGATTTAGAAAAGATCAAATCTTCACCAAAGGATATTCATGAGCTTGCCCTTGATGAGATAATCTCTTTTTACAGCAAAGTCGGTGTACTATGGAAAGATAAAGAGTATCCTCTGAGGAAAGATGCCATTGACCTCACATCTAAGGTCACTAGCTATAGCAGAGAGATGATAGAATATGCCTATGACTTATCTGCTGAGATGCTTTCTGAGAATTATTTGGAGCATTTGGTGGATGCGGAGTTAAGAGATAAAAAGTTCTTGGACGACTGGATTAAGATAAAGGATGTCCTTTTTCACGCTCAGCCGAGAGGGAGAGTTTTACATATACTGGCTGGGAATGTCCCCCCTATAGCGGTTATGTCCATGATAAGAGGGAGTCTTACAAAGAATGCGAATATACTAAAGCTTCCTAGCGGCGATCCAATAACCTCAACTTATTTTGCGCTGTCTTTTAGGGATGTCGATAAGGAGCATCCAATAACAAGAACTACGTCGGTCCTATATTGGGAAGGGGATTCAAAGATTGGTGATGAGCTCATATCCTTATCCAATGCTATTTGTGTTTGGGGAGGCAGAGAGGCCATTGAATCTGTAAGAAGGAAGAGTGGTTATAATACTAAACTCCTAGAATTTGGCCCCAGGAGGAGTGTGCAATTGATCGGAAAGGAGGCATTTAAAAACCTGAAAGAGGTTACAGACAAGGTTGCTCACGATCTTGTATTATATGATCAAGAGGCATGCCATAGCCCTCAATTTGCCTTTGTTGAAGGAAATGGAGAGGAGTTTTGCAAATCATTGGCCAAGAGTTTGAGAGAAGAGGGGGAAAGATTGCCCAAAGGCTTTGTTGATATAAATAAGCATGCTGAGATAAGCCACGAAAGACTGATAGCCAAATTTTATGGTGAAAAGGTATTTGAGTCAGAGGGAACGGAATGGACTTTAATAATATCAAAGGATGTAAAAAGAGCACTTAGACATCCTTTAGGCAGGACGCTGTATCTATTTACCGTTAAGGATTTAAGAGAGGCCTTACCACATATTGACAGCAGTATTCAAAGCGTGGCAGTTTATCCTGAAAAAAGGATAAAGGAGTTCAGGGATGAGTTGACTTTGAAAGGCGCTGATCGCATAACCCACATTGGAAACATGGGCTACTTTGCACCCGGAGCATCACACGATGGAATTTTTCCTTTATCTGATTTAGTTAGGTGGGTAGAAATCGACTATAAAGATTAA